A window of Desulfatirhabdium butyrativorans DSM 18734 genomic DNA:
CCGGGGAGGATGCCATGGCGCTTGACCTTCATCGCATCGTGTGTATGGTGGATTTTTCGGCGCTATCCCGCGTCGGTATTCGGCTCGGCGCCGAATTGGCCGGGCGCTGCGGAGCGTCGCTGGCCGCCTTTTACGGAGTGAACCTGCCCGGAGACGTCGTCTACGGCTCCGATTATTCCTACAGCAAACCGAAACAGCATCGCCTTCTGGCCGAGGCAAAGGAGAAAATGCGGGCGTTTCTCCAGGGCCATTCGGATATCGATGGCCGGGTTGTCGAAGGAGAGCCGGTTGAAGTGCTATGCCGCCTGGTGCGGCAGGAGGCAATCGATCTGGTGATCGTTACCGCCCGCCGCATGCGGGGAATCCGGCGATGGGTGAGCGGAAACCTGATCGAGCGGCTGATCCGCCACATCGATTGCCCGGTGCTGGTTATCGGCTGTGATCGCAACAACGGCCAGGATGCATTTCTCAGCATACCTCAGATTGCGGCCATCACCCTGCCGGACGAACGCCATCGGCCATTGATGGCGAGCGCCGTCCAAATTTCACGCGCCTTCGGTGCAGGGCTCGAGCTGCTTCATGTGCTGGAGGCCCCGCTCGATGTGGAATCGGAGCCTTACGAGACGGCTCAGGCCCATCTGGAGCAGGGCGCCGCAAAGCAACTGCAGGAAACGGCGATCCAGTTGGGTGCCGATCCAGAGCGTATTCAAACGACGATTCTGGAGGGTGCGCCGACAACGGTCCTGCCCGCTTACTTCAATGAATGCCAATCGACGATGGTCATCGTCGGTGTGAGACGATCCCATCCGCTCAAAAAAAACGTGATCGGTTCAACCACGGAAACCGTGGTTCGACACTATCCCCGCTGTATTCTGACCTATCCCATTTTTGATGGAGATAAGCCTGACCATGGCTGAGCTGATCGTGTTTCATGATGAGCGGTTCTCCTATCACGATCCCGGAGAAGGACACCCCGAAAACGCCGGACGGATCGTGGCCGCGAAAAAGGCTTTGGATGCTTTCGGCGGCGGCTTGCGGATCGATCCCGGCCGGATGATCGATCCGGTCGATCTCGAGCGGTTGCACAGCCCGGCCTATATCCGTTTCGTGAAGGAAAGCGCCAGGAAAGAGCGCTCATCCCTCTCATCGGATACCTTCGCCTCATCTGCCACCTACGAGACGGCCCTTCTGGCTGCAGGCACGGCACAGGCTGCCGTTGAAGCCGTCCTGCAGGGGAGCTGCCGACGCAGTTTCGCCCTGGTCCGCCCCCCTGGTCACCATGCGGAATTCGGGCGATCGATGGGCTATTGCGTGTTCAGCAACACGGCGCTCGCTGCCGAATTCGCCATGCGCCGCTTCGGTCTTCAGCGTATCCTCATCGTCGATTGGGACGTGCATCACGGAAACGGCACCCAGCATCTGTTCGAAGCCGACCCGCGGGTGGTGTTTTTTTCGGTCCATCAGAGCCCACTCTTCCCGGGTACGGGCCATGTGACGGAAGTCGGCCGTGGCAGAGGGGAAGGCTACACCGTCAACGTTCCCCTTCCGAAAGGATGCACGGATGCGGACTATGCAATGGTTTTCGAACGAATTCTATGCCCTCTGGCCGAAGCCTGTCGGCCGGAACTCATCCTGATTTCCGCAGGCTTCGATGCCCATGCGGACGATCCCATGGCCGGGATGCGGGTCAGTGCGGCCGGGTTCTCCGAGATGACCCGATCCGTGATGGCGATGGCACAAGCCTTGTGCGGCGGCAGACTCGCGCTGATCCTGGAAGGCGGATACCATCCCGATGCCCTGACGGAAAGTCTGGCTGCCGTATTGCGGCGATTAGGTGATTCCGATATTTCCGCCTTGCCGCCTGCCCGGACGGCACAACCATCGAGCGCCTTTTTGCACCTGTGGAAACGGTTCCGTTCGGTGCACCAGCAGTTCTGGAGATGCTTCACCCAATAGCGGGCGGCTTTTCTGCCAGCCCGGAAAGGAAGGTCTCATGAACAAGATCACCATCATGGAGGCTTCGGTCCGGAAATGGGAAGACATCATTGCCGGCAAGAGTTCGGACGGCGGCGTTCTCGATTGCCCGCCGTGCCGGATTTTCTATATCCTTCGCTGTTTCGGATGCCCGATCGCCAAGTACACCGGACATAAATTCTGCGTTGGCTCTCCCTATCCGGATTGGTACTGGCATCACATCGAGGCGCATGACAAGATCTTCCGGAGAATCTACTGCCCGACCTGTTTGAAATACGCCGAAGCCATGCGGGATTTCATGAAAGACATCGTTGCGGATCTCCGGAAAAAAGAGGCATTGGCGTTGAAAGATCGGGATTGAACGGCCATGCATCACGCCAAGTGGCTTCTGTGGTTTCCCCAGATGGCCTTGCTGCAGGCCGTGCTGTTCGTTGCAGTCGGATGGCTGGTTTGCAGGGCCTCCGGCCGAACCATCGCCGAGTCGGCCATCTATTCCTTGATGGCGGGGTGTTTCCTCTTTCGATTGGGGGTGCAGTCCAGCCACTTCCTGAACAATCTCTGGCCGATCGGATTGATCCATGCTTTCGGGAATGCGGCAGCCCTCTTCCTCTTGTGGCGGCATCATCGGCATTTTGGCCATTCCCTTCGCTTTGCCATCGATTTTTTCAGGCAGCATCCCATTACCGTGGCCATGGTGCTTGCAGGCATCGTTTTCAGATGCCTGCTTTCCACGGTCGAACCGCCTGCATGGTTCCCGTTTGCCGTGAGCGAGCGGTTTCTCGGGCCATCGGCTGAAACGGGGGATGTGTTCAGCGCCTGGGTGCAGGCCACGCTCATCCCGGTGGATGTCATGAGTTATCTGGCCATCGGGTTTGGCGTATATGCGCTTTCCAGGCGGCACGCATGGCCGCCGGCCGCTCTGTCGGCCATGATCGTGGCACTGAGTCTTGCGCGATGGGCCCACCCGCCGATGGCCTCTTCGTTCGAGATGTCGATTACCGCATCAAGCCTTCTGGCGCTGACCGCGCTGTACCGGTTTCTTGAACAGCCTTCCATCGATGACGGCCTGGTGCTCGGGGTGGCCATTTTCGGGTGCTGGTCGGATTTCCCCCTCGGATGGCTTTTTCCTGCCGTTCTGGCAGGCCTTTCGCTGTTCCTGATCCAGCGCCGTCATGGTTGGCATCATTTGATCGACCTCCTGGTCGCTCGAAAATGGGTGGTGCTGATCTGCCTGCTATCGCTTGGGATCAGCATGCCGTTGTGGCGGCATCATGGCGGGGATTTTCTGGAGCAGGACGTGCTGGTAATGCATGACAATGCGGAGGGACTTCAGGGGGCGATTCAAAACGCCGTTCGGTACGGATTTCAGTCTGCCTACATCGAACCGGTTCGGCATGCCTGGTTTCAACCGGCCGGGGAAATCTGGAAAACGGCACTGAAAACAATGTATATCCAAACAGTCCACTGGCTGGGCATGAAGGAGCCACGTGCGCCCTGGCGGGAATCGGGTTTCGGCCCGTTTGTCCCGCTGCTGATCTTGCCGGCGTGGGGCTATGCCTTGATAAAGGCGCCGAGGCGGCTGAAAAGCCTTGCTGCAGCCATGGCGCTCTATGGCGTCCTGCTGTGTCTCATACCGGCATGGAATCCGGAAAATCTGTATCTGCTCTCTCCCATGGTGGCGGTATGCTGTGTCATGGTTTCCTTTTTTCTGCCCCCCTGGCGGTTTTCAAAAGCAGGCCAGCGGTTGTTGCACCTGGCCTGTCTGTTGATCTGGGCCTACAGCCTTGCCGATGTGGCCTTCATGCCATGAACGGGATGGTTATGAAACGCCTGAACGGAAGCCCGCTCTTCGGAGCAGCATGCCCTCCGGCTCAGGTTGTACCCAAAACGGGGCTTCCGTTCAGGCACTATTTAGGAAAATTCAACATGTTGCGAACAAGATCGATCGCTTCCGCTCTGGAATGAATTTCATCGGCCAGCCGTGCTTCTTCGACGGCATCGAGCAGTTTCTGGAATGTCGCAGAAGGCCGGAGCCCGAATTCCCGGATCAGGTCTTCTCCGGTGAGCAGACGCTTGTCGGGGAAACCGGCAGAATCTTCAGCCGTTTTCATGGACCTGCACCAGACGTTGTCCAGCCTGTCCATGAAGGCGAGAAATTTCGGCTCACCGGGCTCGATTTTCCAGTCCGCCTTGCCCAGATGATCGCAAACCGCATGAAAGAGCACATGGCGGACCAGGGGGGTGCAGGCCATCAGAAATCGGGCGATTCCGCGCCGGGTCAACTGGCCTTTTCGCTCGGCGTCGAAGAGCAGGAACGGCCGAAGATGATGCCGGATGAGCGTCGAAATGGTTTCGGTTTCCCGGTTTGAACATTTCAACCGGATACAGACAGCCCGGGCCATGTCGGCGCCGAGGCTTTCGTGCTCATAAAAATGCACCGCTCCATCCAGGTCTTCTTCCCGGACGATGGGTTTTGCGATGTCGTGCAACAGCGCGGCCAGTTTCATCCATGCCCGATCGATCGGCGGGAGGCTTTTGGCAAAAGCGCCGAGCGATTCGCTCAAACCATCGAGGGGCCCATTCCAGGCAGTTTCCATGGCCGCAAACACCATCAGCGTGTGATCGAGCACATCGAAGCGGTGATAGCGGTTTTGGGTGCAACCCCGGCCCGCCTCGATTTCCGGGAACAGCGCACCCAGCAGTCCGCGGTCCGACATGGATCGAACAGCCCAAAGGGATTGATCACAGCGCAGCAATTTGAAGAGTTCGATCCGGATGCGCTCGGCAGCAGACGATGCGATGGCCCAGGCATGGCGGGAAATGGCTGTCTGAGTCGGCCCATCGATGGCAAAACCGAGCTGTGCCGCGATGCGATAGGCCCGGAGCATCCGGAGCGGGTCCTTGCGAAATGCTTCTTCCGATACCATCCGGAGCGTTCGGGAGCCAATGTCGGAGATCCCGCCGCAGACATCGATCGGATCTTGCGTCCGGACATCGACTGCGATGGCATTGGCGGTGAAATCCCGTTGATGCAGATCGGCTTCGATGGATTCGCCGACCATCGGGATCACGTCGATCAGCCTGCTGCGGCAGGGAATGCGATAGACGATATCGGAGCCTTTGCCCAGGGAAACGACCCGGCTCCGGCAGCGCTGGGCCAGGCGCCCTGCAAAGGCCAGGGCCTCGGACGCCGCAACCACGACATCGTAATCGTCCGGTTTCCGGGTGAGCAGCAGGTCCCGCACACAGCCGCCGACGAGATAGACCGGAAATGTCGCCGGGACGCTTTTCAGCAGATCGAGCGTTTGGTTGAAATGTTCATCCTGGATGGAAAGGGGCATGGGAGAATCACCGGATCGATCTTTCTCGTGTCAATGATCATCTCTTCCTATCTTTTCTACGAAAGTCGAAAATCAGGACTCAGGAGCCAGAAGTCAGAATTCAGAAGAAAAGCGGATGACTTCTATTTTTCCGGGCTTGCTCCTGCGACTTTCATCAAGCGGGTGTAGGGGCGGGCTTAACCCCGCCCCTACATGGGGAATCCTACTGCAACATGCTCTTATGGCTTATGGCGGACGATGTCAACTGATAAACAGCCTATGAGCTGTGGACAGGAGAGCATGAAATGCTGAAAGCGAGAGGGGCTGTACCGCCTTGATGCCGGAAAGCGCCTTGTCCAGGTAAATGGTGTGCAGCAGAGGTTCGTCATAGCCGGTCTGGAACTTGTCGGCGACGGTCAGGAAGCGGCACGGGTTCTGATGCACCTTGATCCGGGATCTGGCTGCCGGGGAAACCGTTCAACGTCGCTTTGGCGACCTTCTTGCTGACCTGGCTGGAATGTTGTGGCCGCCGTTGTCCATCCCGATGCCGGCGCCGGTGAATTTGGCCATTAACTTCCGTCCGTCCAAGCGTTCGTCCTGCAGTTTCGGACGGATGTCATTCTCCTGCAACAGGTTGAGCACCGCGTCGAGGCAGCCTCGCGGCAGGCCGATATGCTGGGGGGAATTCTCGATGCAGCCGATGATGCGCGGCTTGTTTCACACCGGCAGGCGCTTGGCCTGGGCCTTGTAGAACTCCGGATTCTGGAAAGCGGCGAGGCCGCCCAATCCTACGACCGCCGGCTGCTTCAAACACGTTTCCGCTGCTTCGAAAAACACCCCCCGCCCTCCTGCTGGATGCCCGGCATTGGAAGAAAACCGGTAAGTGGCGACTTTTTGCGAGTCCATCATCCCTGTTCAATCGACGCCATCGATCTGGAACCAGCAATGCATCTTGTTTGTCGTGAAAATATTTGAGTGGGCAGTCGACAGCCTGTAGGGGCGACCGGCCGGTCGCCCCTACGAGGTCCAGCGTAGATTAACGTTCTGGATTCCTCCCGCCACTGGCGGGATTTCGCCGGAATGACGACGTGATGCCCCTGCCGGAATGACGAAGTAAAGCTTCTTCCGGAATTACAGCCGGATTTTCATTCCCGGGGTCAGCGACCGCGCCATGAGCAGTTATTGCTGACGGTCAAAACCGATTTTTTTGTTGACAGCCTAAAAAATCAGGGATAGATATTCGATTAGCTAATTTGCGAAATATAATTTCGATAGATATCAAGTTATGACGTTGGGTATGCTCGAAACACATTATCCAGAGTCAATTGCAAAACCCCCTTTTTCCGTTGCCCCAGCGAAAGTCGGACTTCATAAGCTATGAAATGAATGGATTCCGACTTTTGCCGGAATGACACGACTGAATCCGGACTTGTATCCAAAGGAGAAACCAAGATGAAAAAGAACAGACCGCAGGACAGCAAAAACATTGAGTTTTGGTTTCAGGCTGAGCCAGGGAAAGAAATTTTTATTGCAGGATCTTTCAACAACTGGAATCCAACCAAAACAAAACTGAAGGACACCGGAGATGGCTTGTATAAAGTTACCATTCATCTGTCGCCCGGCGCTCATGAGTACAAGTTTGTGATGGATGATATCTGGCTGATCGATCCCAAAAACCCGGAAACGGTTGAAAACGCTTTTGGCACCATGAACAGTTTGCTGATTTTGTAACAACGGGCTCTCCCTCTTTTTTGATGTCGCATAAACACTGATAGTATGTTTTTCATAGGTTTTTTCCGAAGACAGATCCACGTGCTTTTGAAAACATATCGAATTTGAATTTATGAAACACTGAGATAAGAAAGGGAGAAAAATGGCGAATATGGACAAGTCGGATAACAAAATTGCTATCCTTTTTTGCGCCTGCAGTGGCGCATGTCCGAGCATGGCAAAGATTGATTTTTGGGCGCTTGCCGAGCAGGTACGGTTGGAACTGGGTGAACGAATCGAGTTCATGGCCCTGCATCCGCGTCTGTGCGAGGAAAACGGTGAGAAATTGATGGGGCGTGTTCTGGCCGACGATATCCTGGTGATTACCTCTGCATGTGCA
This region includes:
- a CDS encoding universal stress protein; amino-acid sequence: MALDLHRIVCMVDFSALSRVGIRLGAELAGRCGASLAAFYGVNLPGDVVYGSDYSYSKPKQHRLLAEAKEKMRAFLQGHSDIDGRVVEGEPVEVLCRLVRQEAIDLVIVTARRMRGIRRWVSGNLIERLIRHIDCPVLVIGCDRNNGQDAFLSIPQIAAITLPDERHRPLMASAVQISRAFGAGLELLHVLEAPLDVESEPYETAQAHLEQGAAKQLQETAIQLGADPERIQTTILEGAPTTVLPAYFNECQSTMVIVGVRRSHPLKKNVIGSTTETVVRHYPRCILTYPIFDGDKPDHG
- a CDS encoding histone deacetylase family protein, with product MAELIVFHDERFSYHDPGEGHPENAGRIVAAKKALDAFGGGLRIDPGRMIDPVDLERLHSPAYIRFVKESARKERSSLSSDTFASSATYETALLAAGTAQAAVEAVLQGSCRRSFALVRPPGHHAEFGRSMGYCVFSNTALAAEFAMRRFGLQRILIVDWDVHHGNGTQHLFEADPRVVFFSVHQSPLFPGTGHVTEVGRGRGEGYTVNVPLPKGCTDADYAMVFERILCPLAEACRPELILISAGFDAHADDPMAGMRVSAAGFSEMTRSVMAMAQALCGGRLALILEGGYHPDALTESLAAVLRRLGDSDISALPPARTAQPSSAFLHLWKRFRSVHQQFWRCFTQ
- a CDS encoding CCA tRNA nucleotidyltransferase, coding for MPLSIQDEHFNQTLDLLKSVPATFPVYLVGGCVRDLLLTRKPDDYDVVVAASEALAFAGRLAQRCRSRVVSLGKGSDIVYRIPCRSRLIDVIPMVGESIEADLHQRDFTANAIAVDVRTQDPIDVCGGISDIGSRTLRMVSEEAFRKDPLRMLRAYRIAAQLGFAIDGPTQTAISRHAWAIASSAAERIRIELFKLLRCDQSLWAVRSMSDRGLLGALFPEIEAGRGCTQNRYHRFDVLDHTLMVFAAMETAWNGPLDGLSESLGAFAKSLPPIDRAWMKLAALLHDIAKPIVREEDLDGAVHFYEHESLGADMARAVCIRLKCSNRETETISTLIRHHLRPFLLFDAERKGQLTRRGIARFLMACTPLVRHVLFHAVCDHLGKADWKIEPGEPKFLAFMDRLDNVWCRSMKTAEDSAGFPDKRLLTGEDLIREFGLRPSATFQKLLDAVEEARLADEIHSRAEAIDLVRNMLNFPK
- a CDS encoding glycogen-binding domain-containing protein, with the translated sequence MKKNRPQDSKNIEFWFQAEPGKEIFIAGSFNNWNPTKTKLKDTGDGLYKVTIHLSPGAHEYKFVMDDIWLIDPKNPETVENAFGTMNSLLIL